Genomic DNA from Marinobacter sp. LV10MA510-1:
CGGCGCACGATGCCGGTCATACTGCATTATTGGACGGTACACCCGGGCGAAGACGGCGAGCTGGTGTTCCGCCCGGATATTTATCAAAAAGATGCCAGACTGCAGAAAGCGCTCGACCAGCCTTTGGAATCACAGGGCTGGTTCGAGTTTAATCATTGGACGCCAGGTGAGTCCGAATCAGGTCCGCCAGCTGACGTGCCGGTTCCGATGGCCGGCCAATAGAGCGATGCAGGGCGATTTCAACGGATTGTAATGCCGGCATGCCGCTGCGCTCGTCAATCACCCGCAGTTGGTCAGTTAGCATATTGCGGGTCACCACAACCACCGCCAAACCAGCCACGACAACCGGTAAAAGTCCGGTCATGGACTGGCTGGAGTAGGCCATACGCCAGCTCCGGCCCGCCGAGGCCAGCGACGCTTCAGCAACATCACGAAACACGTCTGCGCCGGGCGAATAAAGCGCCAGCGGTATCGGGTCGGCCAGTGATGGTTGCGCGGTGGCGCCAACGGCCCATACAAGCGGTTCGCGGCGAATCACCTCACCGCCCGGTGAGCGCACCTGGCGCGTCACCACGGCCATATCCAGGTCGCCGTCTTGCACTTGCTTCACCAGATCGACGCTAGAGCGACAAATAACCTGTAATTGAATCGCCGGATACCGCTGACTGAAGTGCGATAACACAGACGTCAGCAGAAAAGCGTAATCCTCGGGAATACCCAGGCTCAGCTCGCCGGAGATCTGTCGGCGCTGCACGTCGTCTACCGCTTCGCTGTTCAACGCCAGCATTTTTCGTGCGTAACCCACCAGCTTTTGCCCCTCTGCTGTCAGGCGAATTTTACGCCCTGCGGGTTCGTGCAGGGCAACGTCCAGTGATGCCTCCAGCCTTCGCAGTTGCATGCTCACAGCCGATTGTGTGTAAGCCAGGCGTTCAGCCGCCGCGGTTATGCTGCCGGCGTCGGCAATCGCAACCAGCGTGTGCAACATGTTCAAATCCAGAATGCGCCGTCTCAATTCATCAATTCCTGTTAGGTCATCAATCAAAAAATGTCGATTTTGTGATGTATTGAAAGTGTATAGGGTTAGGTCCTGCCTTGCTAATTCAGCAGCGCCAAGGGAGCACTAACCGTGAACAGCCACACCATTGCCCTGTATCAACCGCTTTACCTCAGCGTTTTTGCGGCGCTTGTTGCCGTTGTTCTGTGGGCGATTGCGCCGCTGCTGGTGGATATCGCAAGCGCAGTTCCGCCGTTTCGATTGGCGACAATTGCTTTGTTAAGTGGTGCTCTGGCAGCTTTGCCCACGACGTTGCGCAAGCGCAAAAAAGCGCGAACGGAAGCCAGGCAGGTGGCGCTGTCGCTGAAGTGGAAACTGGTGATTTACGGATTGGTGC
This window encodes:
- a CDS encoding LysR substrate-binding domain-containing protein → MRRRILDLNMLHTLVAIADAGSITAAAERLAYTQSAVSMQLRRLEASLDVALHEPAGRKIRLTAEGQKLVGYARKMLALNSEAVDDVQRRQISGELSLGIPEDYAFLLTSVLSHFSQRYPAIQLQVICRSSVDLVKQVQDGDLDMAVVTRQVRSPGGEVIRREPLVWAVGATAQPSLADPIPLALYSPGADVFRDVAEASLASAGRSWRMAYSSQSMTGLLPVVVAGLAVVVVTRNMLTDQLRVIDERSGMPALQSVEIALHRSIGRPSEPARQLADLIRTHLASND